In Thiovibrio frasassiensis, one DNA window encodes the following:
- a CDS encoding DUF721 domain-containing protein gives MAVPEKIIRIDSLFAELFKKRQWDKRLALHAVFRNWPEVVGAEIAERTAPQVIRGTVLWIAVSDSVWMQQLHLQKQMLLEHINAKVGGSEKISDIRFQIDAALGEEKMVVRSPQPPASPQPVDPEEQKGFERLIGAIVDAELRTRLLALWRKAHR, from the coding sequence ATGGCTGTTCCAGAAAAAATCATCCGGATAGATTCGCTGTTTGCCGAGCTTTTCAAGAAAAGGCAATGGGACAAGCGTTTGGCCCTGCACGCCGTTTTTCGGAACTGGCCGGAGGTTGTCGGTGCTGAGATTGCGGAACGCACCGCACCGCAGGTGATTCGCGGCACGGTGCTGTGGATCGCGGTTTCCGACTCGGTTTGGATGCAGCAGCTGCATCTGCAAAAGCAGATGCTGCTCGAGCATATTAATGCGAAGGTGGGGGGCTCTGAGAAAATAAGCGATATCCGTTTTCAGATAGACGCCGCCCTTGGTGAGGAAAAGATGGTTGTTCGCAGCCCGCAGCCGCCTGCCTCTCCGCAGCCGGTTGACCCGGAGGAGCAGAAAGGTTTTGAGCGGTTGATCGGGGCTATCGTTGATGCGGAGTTGCGCACGCGTCTGCTTGCCCTCTGGCGGAAAGCCCATAGGTAA
- a CDS encoding 16S rRNA (uracil(1498)-N(3))-methyltransferase, which produces MSLRRFFINPADITGETAQLTGPEAHHLRNVLRLSPGDPITFFDGTGARYQALIKQLHKDRVTATIIAQSHDLPPKVRLHLGQALLKGQKMELILQKTTEMGVDTVWPFYSEHGSHKPQRETQAERWQRIVLEACKQCNRAKPPELHEPRELPDLISHPPPCDIRLIFWEDESKHTLHEALATPKNNYRSVFFLLGPEGGFSEAEVACARQEGFTPVSLGPRILRAETATLAATAILQFTLGNLDPVPSGNLE; this is translated from the coding sequence ATGAGCCTCCGTCGCTTCTTCATAAACCCAGCAGATATCACCGGAGAAACCGCGCAGCTGACGGGGCCGGAAGCCCATCACCTCCGGAACGTCCTCAGGCTTTCCCCCGGCGATCCCATTACCTTTTTTGACGGAACCGGCGCACGCTACCAAGCGCTTATCAAACAGCTCCACAAAGATCGGGTGACCGCGACCATCATCGCGCAAAGTCATGATCTTCCGCCCAAGGTCCGGCTCCATCTGGGCCAAGCACTGCTCAAGGGCCAGAAAATGGAGCTCATCCTACAAAAGACGACGGAGATGGGGGTTGATACCGTCTGGCCCTTTTACTCGGAACACGGAAGCCACAAACCGCAAAGAGAAACACAGGCGGAACGTTGGCAACGCATCGTTCTTGAGGCCTGCAAGCAATGCAATCGGGCCAAACCACCGGAACTCCATGAACCCAGAGAATTACCCGATCTCATAAGCCACCCCCCGCCTTGTGACATACGACTGATCTTCTGGGAAGACGAAAGCAAGCACACATTGCATGAGGCGCTTGCCACTCCGAAAAACAATTACCGCTCGGTATTTTTCCTCCTCGGACCGGAGGGAGGGTTCAGCGAGGCAGAGGTTGCCTGCGCCCGACAAGAAGGTTTTACTCCGGTCTCCTTAGGACCGAGGATTCTGCGGGCCGAAACGGCAACCCTTGCGGCAACAGCCATCTTGCAGTTTACCCTGGGCAACCTCGACCCGGTTCCCTCCGGAAATCTGGAGTAG
- a CDS encoding 50S ribosomal protein L11 methyltransferase has protein sequence MPAKKQAHTPLKSWIRITITASETISDPIADFICEQTGGVEQIPIAATNPAQEQIVGYLENTPQATEVLKTITDYLAELAFLNPGEENTRLATEIVPDEDWNKTWKEGFKPLPITAHLVIKPTWESYQPGPGEKIIEMDPGMAFGTGHHASTKLALEFIEALFHGHETAPKTVLDVGTGTGILAMAAALFGAQEVLAIDNDPEAVAVAEENILRNNLFPIIKANDVTLQDIPQQFDLVIANIIHDTLIELANALAAHLAPNGRLIMAGILTGPQTDNIRAAYTALGLTHQETKAEGEWSALLFARP, from the coding sequence ATGCCAGCAAAAAAACAAGCACATACCCCCTTAAAATCCTGGATCCGAATCACCATCACCGCCAGCGAGACCATCTCAGACCCCATTGCCGATTTCATCTGCGAGCAGACCGGCGGAGTGGAGCAGATTCCCATCGCGGCAACCAATCCGGCCCAGGAACAGATTGTCGGCTATCTGGAAAATACCCCCCAAGCCACCGAGGTGCTGAAAACCATTACCGACTACCTCGCGGAACTCGCCTTCCTCAACCCTGGAGAGGAAAACACCCGCCTCGCGACAGAAATCGTTCCCGATGAAGACTGGAACAAAACCTGGAAGGAAGGCTTCAAACCCCTACCGATCACAGCCCACCTTGTCATCAAGCCCACCTGGGAATCATACCAGCCCGGCCCCGGCGAAAAGATTATCGAAATGGATCCGGGCATGGCCTTTGGCACCGGCCATCATGCCAGCACCAAGCTGGCCCTTGAATTCATCGAGGCGCTTTTTCACGGCCATGAAACCGCCCCGAAAACCGTTCTCGATGTCGGCACCGGCACGGGCATCCTGGCCATGGCCGCCGCTCTTTTTGGCGCCCAGGAGGTGTTGGCCATCGACAATGACCCGGAAGCCGTGGCGGTTGCGGAGGAAAACATCCTCCGCAACAACCTGTTTCCCATCATTAAAGCAAACGATGTTACCCTGCAAGACATCCCACAACAATTCGATCTGGTCATCGCCAATATCATTCATGATACCCTCATTGAACTTGCCAACGCCCTTGCCGCGCATCTGGCCCCAAACGGAAGGCTGATCATGGCAGGGATCCTGACCGGACCCCAGACGGACAATATCCGGGCCGCCTATACCGCTCTTGGCCTGACACATCAAGAAACCAAGGCAGAAGGGGAATGGAGCGCTCTTCTCTTCGCCCGGCCATAA
- the dtd gene encoding D-aminoacyl-tRNA deacylase: MRAVVQRVSQASVHVDGEICGAIGPGLLVLLGVGKNDAEQDAALLADKIANLRIFEDTQGLMNLSLLEVQGEILVVSQFTLFGDCRKGRRPSYSTAAPPAEAAHLYEQFIREIRTKKITVATGKFQAMMDVTLVNNGPVTLLLDTEKQF, encoded by the coding sequence ATGCGCGCCGTTGTCCAAAGGGTTAGCCAAGCCTCTGTTCATGTCGATGGAGAAATCTGCGGCGCCATCGGGCCGGGACTCCTTGTTCTTCTCGGCGTAGGGAAAAATGACGCGGAGCAAGATGCCGCGCTCCTGGCCGACAAGATTGCCAATCTCCGCATCTTTGAAGACACCCAAGGGCTCATGAACCTTTCGTTGCTTGAAGTGCAGGGCGAGATATTGGTGGTTTCCCAGTTCACCCTATTCGGCGACTGTCGCAAGGGAAGGCGCCCTTCCTACTCCACGGCCGCGCCACCCGCTGAGGCAGCGCATCTTTACGAACAGTTTATCCGCGAAATCCGCACAAAAAAAATCACCGTGGCCACTGGCAAATTTCAGGCCATGATGGACGTAACCTTGGTAAACAACGGGCCGGTAACCCTGCTCCTGGACACAGAGAAACAATTCTAG
- the ychF gene encoding redox-regulated ATPase YchF, translating to MGFRCGIVGLPNVGKSTIFNALTSAGIESANYPFCTIEPNVGMVPVPDARLDILAEMAKTKVKVNAQMEFVDIAGLVSGASKGEGLGNQFLGHIRQVDAIAHVVRCFEDDNIVHVDGSVDPLRDREVINTELILCDLDTVSRRMNKTASQAKSGDAAFKAQLVVLEGLYGLLNDGKPARAAQLDDTGEKLMKELCLLTAKPVLYVANVSEAEINTGNQWVDALRKAAAAENASVVMISGAIEEELSALSVDERQDFLADLGLEEPGLNRLIKAGYELLGLINYFTVGEKETRAWTIKRGTKAPQAAAVIHTDFERGFIRAEVISYADFVACGGEAKAREKGLLRLEGKEYVVQDGDCMNFRFNV from the coding sequence ATGGGCTTTCGCTGTGGCATCGTCGGCCTGCCCAATGTCGGCAAATCGACCATCTTCAACGCTCTCACCTCCGCAGGCATCGAATCGGCCAATTACCCGTTCTGCACCATCGAACCCAATGTGGGCATGGTGCCGGTACCCGACGCCCGACTCGATATCCTTGCCGAGATGGCCAAAACCAAGGTCAAGGTCAACGCCCAGATGGAATTCGTCGATATCGCCGGTTTGGTGAGCGGAGCCAGCAAGGGCGAAGGGTTGGGCAACCAGTTCCTGGGCCATATCCGCCAGGTGGACGCCATTGCCCACGTGGTCCGCTGCTTTGAAGACGACAACATCGTGCATGTCGACGGCAGCGTCGATCCCCTGCGCGACCGAGAGGTGATCAACACCGAACTGATCCTCTGCGATCTGGACACCGTGAGCCGGCGGATGAACAAGACCGCCTCCCAGGCGAAATCCGGGGACGCAGCCTTCAAGGCGCAGCTGGTTGTTCTGGAAGGGCTGTACGGACTGCTCAATGACGGCAAACCGGCTCGGGCCGCCCAACTCGACGATACGGGCGAAAAACTGATGAAGGAGCTCTGCCTCCTCACCGCCAAACCCGTTCTCTATGTGGCCAACGTCAGCGAGGCGGAGATCAACACCGGCAACCAGTGGGTGGATGCACTCCGCAAGGCAGCTGCGGCGGAAAACGCTTCCGTGGTCATGATCTCCGGGGCGATAGAAGAGGAACTGAGCGCCCTGAGCGTGGACGAGCGCCAGGATTTTCTGGCCGATCTCGGCCTTGAGGAACCCGGGCTGAACCGTTTGATTAAGGCCGGCTACGAACTGCTGGGCTTGATCAACTATTTCACCGTGGGCGAAAAGGAAACCCGGGCCTGGACCATCAAGCGCGGCACCAAGGCCCCGCAAGCCGCAGCAGTGATCCACACCGATTTCGAACGCGGTTTTATCCGGGCCGAGGTCATCTCCTACGCGGATTTCGTCGCTTGCGGCGGCGAGGCCAAGGCGAGGGAAAAAGGGCTGCTGCGGTTGGAAGGCAAGGAGTATGTGGTTCAGGACGGCGACTGCATGAATTTCCGCTTCAACGTGTAG
- a CDS encoding DUF4438 domain-containing protein — translation MIKTNTEQLVCQSVIGEITSPQSGINPYRINPDGHSDVYPGVGGITYNLRIGDLAGEKFGDHVEPAVSISNFTQIQGQPGPNRALNQFSCVGNSAKVVSGDAKGETGRVTGKHGGIEHVLVDFSPEILERLTIGDKIQIKAYGCGLNLPDFPGIKVMNLDPGLVAAMPLRKLNNSRLQVPVTHTIPAKIMGSGIGASHSHSGDYDIQMFDQGIVEEYGLSDLRLGDFVAILDADATYGRIYKTGGVVIGIVVHASCVLAGHGPGVMIAMTSKEGLLVPQISAKANLVTYFAKMK, via the coding sequence ATGATCAAAACCAATACGGAGCAGCTGGTCTGCCAGTCGGTGATCGGGGAAATCACCTCGCCCCAGAGCGGGATCAATCCCTACCGGATCAACCCGGACGGACATTCGGACGTGTACCCAGGGGTGGGCGGCATCACCTACAACCTGCGGATCGGGGATCTGGCCGGGGAGAAATTCGGCGACCATGTGGAGCCCGCTGTTTCCATCAGCAACTTCACCCAGATCCAAGGACAGCCCGGACCCAACCGGGCCCTGAACCAGTTTTCCTGCGTGGGCAATAGCGCCAAGGTGGTTTCCGGCGACGCCAAGGGCGAAACCGGCCGGGTAACCGGCAAGCATGGCGGCATCGAACATGTGCTGGTGGATTTTTCCCCGGAGATCCTGGAACGCCTCACCATCGGCGATAAGATCCAGATCAAGGCGTACGGTTGCGGCCTGAACCTGCCTGATTTCCCAGGGATCAAGGTAATGAACCTGGACCCGGGCCTAGTGGCGGCAATGCCCTTAAGGAAACTCAACAACTCCAGACTGCAGGTGCCGGTGACCCATACCATCCCCGCCAAGATCATGGGTTCGGGCATCGGCGCCTCCCACAGCCACAGCGGCGACTATGACATCCAGATGTTCGACCAGGGGATTGTTGAGGAATACGGCCTCTCCGACCTGCGTTTGGGGGATTTTGTCGCCATCCTGGATGCGGACGCCACCTATGGTCGGATCTACAAAACCGGCGGCGTGGTCATCGGCATTGTCGTCCACGCCAGCTGCGTGCTGGCCGGGCACGGACCTGGAGTGATGATCGCCATGACCTCGAAAGAGGGGTTGTTGGTGCCGCAGATCAGCGCCAAGGCGAACCTGGTCACCTATTTTGCCAAGATGAAATAA
- a CDS encoding PilZ domain-containing protein has product MQELWSDDPKVVGEEIIRIVGQRIPVTLFQKGLNPQKLTPSEIFIKEGARLLLLAKESPFQSPQDPCLLLYQHQNQPMRGFHTSPMLETSSELGVLFPSSIITIQRRKYPRYVTSPRSVATFTRKASQYLNHGIIKNISIEGARVVGKFSQHIQKGDKLSPLSMTLRLKFGDFEEKATAPEAIVRRITEIDQETREFGVHFTLKGTDRENLERYLSICSIEDSPPNAT; this is encoded by the coding sequence ATGCAGGAGCTTTGGTCCGACGACCCAAAGGTCGTCGGAGAAGAAATAATCAGGATTGTCGGCCAGCGCATCCCGGTAACCCTTTTCCAAAAGGGGCTGAATCCGCAAAAACTCACACCTTCCGAGATCTTCATCAAAGAGGGGGCGAGACTTCTTCTGCTTGCCAAAGAGAGTCCTTTTCAGTCTCCCCAAGACCCGTGCCTGCTCCTGTATCAACACCAGAATCAGCCCATGCGAGGATTCCACACCTCTCCCATGCTGGAAACCAGCAGCGAACTGGGAGTACTCTTCCCCTCCTCAATTATCACCATCCAGCGGAGAAAATATCCCCGCTACGTGACAAGTCCCCGCTCCGTTGCCACCTTCACCCGCAAGGCAAGCCAGTATCTCAATCACGGCATCATAAAGAATATTTCCATTGAGGGGGCACGGGTGGTGGGGAAATTTTCCCAACACATCCAGAAGGGGGACAAACTCAGCCCGCTCAGCATGACCCTCCGCTTAAAATTTGGCGATTTCGAAGAAAAAGCTACCGCACCGGAAGCCATTGTCCGACGAATCACCGAAATTGACCAGGAAACCCGGGAATTCGGCGTTCATTTCACGCTGAAGGGCACTGATCGGGAAAACCTCGAACGCTACCTATCCATTTGCTCCATCGAAGATTCCCCGCCAAACGCGACCTGA